GTGCTAGCAGCAATTGGCGAAATAAAACAAGCGTTAGAAGCAGGTAAAGAGGTTGTAGTGCTTGCTTCTGGAGACCCATTGTTTTATGGGATTGGAGGTTTACTTACCCGTAAACTCGGTCGTGATGTCGTGCAAGTGGTGCCGCATTTGAGTAGCTTGCAACTTGCCTTTAGCAAAATGAAGGAAGCTTGGCAAGATGCTCATATCGACAGTGTACACGGTCGTCCGATGCTTGGATTAGCACAGCGTATTAATGGCAAGTCCAAGGTAGCTCTTTTAACCGATAAGGAAAATACTCCAGCAAAAGTAGCTCAGTATCTACTGCGATTTGGTATGGATGAATATGAAGCGTTTGTAGCTGAACGGCTGGGAAATAAAGAAGAACGCTGTCGGTGGTTTACGCTTGTGGAATTGGCAGAGACAGAGTGCGATCCTTTGAATGTAATGATTTTAAAAAGAAAAGAGAATGCCTCACCTGTGAATTGGACCTTGGGCATTCCTGATGAGGAATTTGCTCAACGTAAACCAGATAAGGGACTGATTACCAAAAAAGAAGTACGGGTAGCTAGTCTGGCTGAGTTGCAGATAAAACCTGATAGCATCGTCTGGGATGTCGGAACAGCAACTGGTTCGGTGGCGATAGAAGCAGCGAAACTCGCCCCTTTAGGAGCTGTGTATGCTGTAGAAAAGAATGAGCCAGATTTAGAAAATGCTCGCGCTAATATGTACAAGTTTCGTACGGATATAACAGTAGTCCATGCGAAAGCCCCTGCTGGTATGGACGAATTTCCTGATCCAGATGCTATCTTTGTTGGGGGAAGCGGAGGCGAGCTGACAGAGCTAGTCCAGTTATTCGCCAAACGCCTGCGTCCAGGTGGACGTGTAGTAATCAATGCGGTTACCATTGAAAATTTAGCAGATGCGATGCAGGCTTGCAAAGCAGTCGGTTTTGACGTGTCGGTCACAATGCTACAGGTGTCGCGCAGTAAACCAATTTTACATCTGACCCGACTTGAAGGGTTAAATCCTGTCTATATCATAACTGCTAAACACAAAGCCAAGGAGGAGAATAAAGATGAGCAACATGACTAATACAACTCTTGAAAATCAAGAAAATACACTGACAAATAATCAGGTGAATGCCTCTGTTGGAACTTTATATGGAATAGGAATTGGGCCTGGAGACCCTGAGCTTATCACAGTCAAAGCGTTTCGTCTGATGAAGGAAGCGGATGTTATCGCCTATCCTAAAAAGCGTAAGGGCGGCAAAAGCTATGCGCTAACCATTGTGGAGCAGTATACGGATGGTCTTTCAAAAGAGCTATTAGGATTAGTTTTCCCAATGACGAAAGAAGAAAATGTTCTGAAGAAACAATGGACTCAGACAGTAGCCCAGGTTTGGGAAAAGCTATCTCAAGGTAAAAATGTTGTATTTGTTACAGAGGGAGATCCAAATTTATATAGTACGTTTATCCATATGGCTCGCCTAATGAATCAATTGCATCCAGAAGTGCCAGTTGTAACGGTTCCAGGTATTTCTTCGGTATTGGGAGCGGCTTCACAATTAGGCATTCCATTAGCTGACGGAGATGAGCAGGTTGGTATCATTCCAGCAACCGAGGATCGAGAATCAATGCGCAGAGTCTTGGAGCATCATGATACTGTCATTTTCCTGAAAGTAGCTAAAGTGTTAGATATGATGATTGGCTTACTAGAAGAGCTAGGTATGTCAGACTGTGCGTCTGTAATTACCAAGGTGACATCTGGTGAAGAGACGATCTGGAAAGACGTTCGCCAGCTAAAAGGTAAAGAGCTAGAATATCTTACACTAATGGTAGTACGGAAGGGATGAATGACATGAACAAACCTAGTGAAAAAATGACAAGTAATGGGCTTGAGCCTATGGTTTATATTGTGGGAGCAGGACCAGGAGATCCTGATTTAATCACTGTAAAAGGATTAAATATTCTACAAAAAGCAGATGTAGTGATTTATACAGACTCTTTAGTAAACGACGAATTAATTGCTCGTGCCAAACCTGAAGCAGAAGTAATCAAAAGTGCAGGACTTGCTCTTGATGAAATGGTTGAGATGATGGTAGAGCGAGTTCGAGCAGGAAAAAGCGTCGCTCGCGTACATACAGGAGATCCGGCTGTGTACGGTGCGATTTTGGAACAAATGGTGTTAATGAAAAAGGCGGAGGTTTCCTTTACCATCGTTCCGGGAGTTAGTTCTGTATTTGCGGCTGCGGCAGCACTACAAGCAGAGTTAACGGTACCTGAATTAACACAAACTCTGATTTTAACACGAGCAGAGGGACGCACACCTGTACCAGATCGTGAGCAACTAAAGGATCTGGCTAGTCACCACTGTACACTTGCACTGTATTTAAGTGCTACGTTAACTAAAAAGGTTGTACGTGAGCTAGTAGAAGCTGGCTGGAGCGAACAAACTCCTGTAGCTGTTGTACAAAGAGCATCTTGGCCAGATCAAAAAATTGTCCGTACAACCCTTGAGAATTTGGATAAAGATATGGCGGCAAATGGAATTCGTAGCCATGCCATGATCTTAGCCGGCTGGGCACTTGACCCGATGCTTCATGAATCTTCTGAGCATCGCTCCAAGCTGTATGATAAGACCTTTACGCATCGTTTCCGTAAAGGAGTGACTAAAGGATGAGTGAGGGTACGGGAGTAGGCGTAGGCAGGCAGGCAGGAGCCGAAGGAAACACCGTAACCGCTGGACGTACCCCAAGCGAGATCGTACAAAATCCAGAGCAACTACCATACGCTATTGTTGCCATTACCAAACATGGCGTGGAGAAAGCTCGTCACTTGCATCAGGTATTACCTGGTTCACATTTATACTACATGGAAAAATTCATGGTAGGAGATGAGCAAGAACGAGATATTCGCATGTTTACTGGCTCTGTTCGCCTATTGTTTGCCGATTTCTTTAAGAAATATAACGGTCTTATCTTTTTCATCTCGCTTGGCGCTGTTGTTCGAATGATGGCTCCCGTTTTACAGGATAAAAAAGTAGATCCAGGTGTTGTAGTCGTTGATGACCGAGGAGAGAATGTCATCAGCGTTTTATCAGGACATTTAGGCGGAGCAAATGAGCTAACCCGTGAGCTTGCGAGATTACTAGACGCAAATCCAGTGATTACTACGGCATCAGATGTGCAAAAAACGATTCCTGTAGATTTGTTCGGACGTGGATTTGGCTGGGAGTTAGATAGTTTTGATAAGGTAACACCTGTAAGTGCCAGTGTGGTCAATGAAGAAAAAGTAGCTATTATTCAAGAAGCAGGAGAAAGCGGCTGGTGGCCTTATCCAGATAAGCCATTGCCGGGACATTTTCAAGTGTATCATTCCATGGCAGAGGCTTGGAATGATACCTTTAAGGCAGCATTGGTCATTACACCACGGTTATTAACAGTAGAAGAGCAGGCACACTTTTTAGAAAATGGGGTTGTCTATCGTCCCAAAACCATTGTGCTTGGTGTTGGCTGCAATCGTGGAACGTCATCGGAAGAAATCGAACAAGTCATTCTACAAATCTTGGAGCAACAGGGTCTTTCGGTCAAAAGCGTACGCAATATCGCAACTATTACATTAAAGCAGGATGAAGCAGGGCTTTTGGCTGTTTGTCAAAAATATGGCTGGAAATTAATTGCCTATACACCAGAGCAATTAAATGAAATGCCAATGACAGAACGTTCGGAAACAGTTTATAAATTTACTGGGGCCTATGGTGTCAGTGAACCTGCCGCATTGCGTTGTGCTAAGGCAGAGACTCCTTTCTTAGCAAAACAAAAAAACGGAAATGTAACCTTGTCCATCGCTTTGGTTAACGGAGGAGGCATTCTACATGGAGAGTAAGGGACAGACTCATCAACGTCCACGAATCGTGTTGGGAGGAACCAGTAGCGGCGCAGGGAAAACAACATTATCTATCGGATTAATGGCGGCATTGCGCAAGCGTGGTCTCCATGTACAAGGATTTAAAGTTGGTCCTGACTACATTGATCCTACTTACCATACAGCCGCAACTGGCAGAATATCTCGTAATCTGGACACATGGATGATGCCGCCGCAAGTCATGCATGAAGTTTTTCTGCGTGGAAGCCAATCAGCTGATATCAGCTTGATTGAAGGGGTCATGGGTTTTTATGACGGAAAAGATCCACTTAGCAATCAAGGGAGTACAGCAGAAATAAGTTTATTACTACAAGCGCCGGTAATTCTTGTTCTTGATGTAAAGGCTATGGCTCGTAGTGCGGCAGCGATTGTTAAAGGCTTTCAAGCGTTGGAACCAGCTGTAAAAATCGCCGGTGTTATTGCCAATCGATGTGGAAGCGCTAATCATTTTAAGCTAGTAAAAGCGGCTGTTGAACAAATGTGTGATGTACCAGTGATTGGATATTTACCGAATGATCCGTCCTTGCAAGTACCTGAACGCCATCTTGGGCTAATTCCTGCTATTGAACGTGGGGAGATGGAGCCATGGTTTGATCTGTTAGCCGAGAAAATAGAAGCGACAGTTGATTTAGAATTATTACTATCGTTGGCAAATGGAGCACCAGCCCTAGCTGAGCCTACAGAGAAATTGCTAGTTGGCCCATCTACTGCATCGTCCGATTTATCTCCAGTGAAACTAGCTGTGGCAAAGGATGAAGCGTTTAACTTTTATTATCAGGAAAACTTAGAGTTACTGGAAGCGTATGGAGCCCAGCTTAGTTATTTTAGCCCATTACACGGGGAGCTTCCCCCTAAGGACGCTGATGGACTTTATATTGGTGGCGGCTTTCCCGAAGAATTTGCTGAACGATTGTCGCAATGGACGAAAGAACGGCAAACCTTGCATGACATGATCGAAGAGGGGTTACCTACTTTTGCTGAATGTGGCGGATTCATGTATCTATGTCAGTCAATTACAGATCGTGCGGGACAACAGCATGAGATGGTAGGCGTTATTCCTTATAAAGTAGAGATGCAACAGAAGTTAGCGGCGCTGGGTTATCGGGAAGCGTTAGCCGAGCGGGATTCCTTGTTACTTTTGGAAGGTGAAACTGCTCGCGGGCATGAGTTCCATTACTCTAAAATAACAGAGGAGCCTACAGATAATCATGCTTACCAAGTGAAGGGAATGCGAGGAGTGAAAAAGGAAGGCTACGCCAAGGGTAACTTGTTGGCAGGTTATACACACTTGCATTTTGCTTCTCAACCAGGAATGATTAAGCGTTGGCTAGATTCATGCAGGGAGTATGCCACGCGAAAATCAACTGTGCACAAAACTTCTAATTAATTCATTCAGCCTGGTACATTTTCAAGGACTTACCTACTGTACAACAGGCGACAGCGAATCATCAGAAGGGGGAAGCAAAGCATGTCTCATCGAAATGACGTGAATCAAGAACAGGCATACAGCCAGGAGCAAAATGTAAATGGAGCAGCTACAGTGGTTCCAGTGGAATCTCTTGATGAATTACAGCAAAAGGACAGTCCAAAAGAAAGAGTCGAACGACGTGGCCTGTTTTTAATGTATACAGGTGATGGTAAGGGGAAGACAACAGCGGCTTTAGGTGTTAGCCTGCGTGCCTTGGGACGGGGAATGAATGTGACGTTTCTACAATTTATTAAGTCCCCCCAACGCTCCTATGGTGAGTCATTGTCCATGCGTAAATTAGGAATGGAGATGCAACAGCTGGGAATTGGTTTTACTTGGACCAAGACACCAGAGGAGCATCGTGAGGCTTTAAAAAAAGCATGGTCGTTGACGAAAGAGAAATTAAGCGATCCAACCATTGATTTATTGGTATTAGATGAATTAAATAATGCATTAGCAATCTCTACGTTTCCGATTGAAGATGTTCTACCATTAACAGAAGTGGTAGAAGCGATCAAAAATCGCCCTACCAATATGCATTTGGTAATCACAGGTCGCAGTGCGAAAACGGAACTGATTGAACTAGCAGATTTGGTCTCTACCATTGAGCCGTCTAAGCACTATTATAATGAAGGAATTCCAGCGGTAAAAGGTTTGGAATTTTAGAGAGGAAGTGCTTACATGCAAGCAAACGCCATCATGATAGTCGGCACAGCCTCAGATGTAGGGAAAAGTTTAATTTGTACTGCTTTATGCCGTATCTTTGCCAATCGAGGATATCGGGTTGCACCGTTTAAATCACAGAACATGGCGCTTAACTCCTATGTAACAAAAGATGGTAAGGAAATCGGGCGTGCTCAGGGTGTACAGGCAGAAGCAGCACGAACAACTGCTACTACAGACATGAATCCTATCTTGTTAAAGCCAAAGCAGGATATGGTTGCCGAAATCATTGTACATGGAAAGCGTTACGCTGATATGGATGCAAGAGAGTATCGAGAAAATTATGTGGAACAAGCTATGCCAATTGTAAAGGAAGCTTTGGAACGTTTACAAGGGGAGTACGATGTTCTCATTTTAGAGGGTGCAGGAAGTCCGGCAGAGATTAATCTGAAAGACCGAGATATTGCTAACATGCGAATGGCTCATTTATCAGACGCGGATGTTATTTTAGTGGCAGACATTGAGCGTGGCGGAGTATTTGCCTCTATTATAGGGACACTGGAACTACTCGATGAAGAAGAACGGGCAAGAATTAAAGGATTTATCATTAATAAATTCAGGGGAAGACGCGATTTGTTAGACGATGGAGTTGAATGGTTGGAAAAGAAAACGGGGATACCTGTTTTGGCTGTTTTACCCTATATGGCTGTTGAGATTGAGGCGGAGGATTCGCTAGCACTATCATCGCTTCGCTTTAAACAACCACAAGAAGCTGAATTCCCTATTGATATTGCTATTCTTCGATTACCTCGTATTTCGAACTTTACTGATTTTGATCCGTTGTTTGATGAACCAGAAACAGGCGTGCGATATGTACGTAACCGACAGGAGCTAGGAAAACCTGATCTAGTTATTATTCCGGGTACAAAAAATACGTTAGACGACTTGGCATGGCTTGAACAGGAAGGAATTGTTGATGCCCTACGCCAATTGCATCGATCAGGCACAAGATTGTTTGGGATTTGTGGAGGTTTCCAAATGCTAGGTGAAAAACTACTCGACCCAGACGGCATAGAAGGAGACGGTAGTGTTCCAGAGCGTGCTGGATTAGGTTTCCTACCTGTTGAAACGACATTTTGTCAGGAGAAACGAACCGTGCAAGTTAGCGGAGAGCTACATCCAAAGGCACAGGAAATGTTAGGATTATCGATTGGGAAAGTTGACCAACAGCATGAGCACACCATGGAACAGACTAGGGACAACCAGAATCTGCAAACTGAAGTAACGGGATATGAAATCCATCTAGGAGAGACCTGTATGACTGATCACTCCGGCTCTCCTTTCCTTGTCTTACAGGATGGAAAACAAGACGGTGCCA
This is a stretch of genomic DNA from Brevibacillus laterosporus DSM 25. It encodes these proteins:
- a CDS encoding cob(I)yrinic acid a,c-diamide adenosyltransferase, with translation MSHRNDVNQEQAYSQEQNVNGAATVVPVESLDELQQKDSPKERVERRGLFLMYTGDGKGKTTAALGVSLRALGRGMNVTFLQFIKSPQRSYGESLSMRKLGMEMQQLGIGFTWTKTPEEHREALKKAWSLTKEKLSDPTIDLLVLDELNNALAISTFPIEDVLPLTEVVEAIKNRPTNMHLVITGRSAKTELIELADLVSTIEPSKHYYNEGIPAVKGLEF
- a CDS encoding cobyric acid synthase; this translates as MQANAIMIVGTASDVGKSLICTALCRIFANRGYRVAPFKSQNMALNSYVTKDGKEIGRAQGVQAEAARTTATTDMNPILLKPKQDMVAEIIVHGKRYADMDAREYRENYVEQAMPIVKEALERLQGEYDVLILEGAGSPAEINLKDRDIANMRMAHLSDADVILVADIERGGVFASIIGTLELLDEEERARIKGFIINKFRGRRDLLDDGVEWLEKKTGIPVLAVLPYMAVEIEAEDSLALSSLRFKQPQEAEFPIDIAILRLPRISNFTDFDPLFDEPETGVRYVRNRQELGKPDLVIIPGTKNTLDDLAWLEQEGIVDALRQLHRSGTRLFGICGGFQMLGEKLLDPDGIEGDGSVPERAGLGFLPVETTFCQEKRTVQVSGELHPKAQEMLGLSIGKVDQQHEHTMEQTRDNQNLQTEVTGYEIHLGETCMTDHSGSPFLVLQDGKQDGAISKDGRASGTYLHGIFHNRHFTRQLTNLLRQEKGLPIFTDEVVSEQMRREKAYDQLAHHVESHLNISHLEAWFQKKDTN
- the cbiE gene encoding precorrin-6y C5,15-methyltransferase (decarboxylating) subunit CbiE — protein: MTQVTIIGIGDDGAQGLFPQAVDLIKQAQLLVGGERHLAFFPDLDCERYALKSGVLAAIGEIKQALEAGKEVVVLASGDPLFYGIGGLLTRKLGRDVVQVVPHLSSLQLAFSKMKEAWQDAHIDSVHGRPMLGLAQRINGKSKVALLTDKENTPAKVAQYLLRFGMDEYEAFVAERLGNKEERCRWFTLVELAETECDPLNVMILKRKENASPVNWTLGIPDEEFAQRKPDKGLITKKEVRVASLAELQIKPDSIVWDVGTATGSVAIEAAKLAPLGAVYAVEKNEPDLENARANMYKFRTDITVVHAKAPAGMDEFPDPDAIFVGGSGGELTELVQLFAKRLRPGGRVVINAVTIENLADAMQACKAVGFDVSVTMLQVSRSKPILHLTRLEGLNPVYIITAKHKAKEENKDEQHD
- the cobI gene encoding precorrin-2 C(20)-methyltransferase, with translation MTNTTLENQENTLTNNQVNASVGTLYGIGIGPGDPELITVKAFRLMKEADVIAYPKKRKGGKSYALTIVEQYTDGLSKELLGLVFPMTKEENVLKKQWTQTVAQVWEKLSQGKNVVFVTEGDPNLYSTFIHMARLMNQLHPEVPVVTVPGISSVLGAASQLGIPLADGDEQVGIIPATEDRESMRRVLEHHDTVIFLKVAKVLDMMIGLLEELGMSDCASVITKVTSGEETIWKDVRQLKGKELEYLTLMVVRKG
- a CDS encoding cobyrinate a,c-diamide synthase; the protein is MESKGQTHQRPRIVLGGTSSGAGKTTLSIGLMAALRKRGLHVQGFKVGPDYIDPTYHTAATGRISRNLDTWMMPPQVMHEVFLRGSQSADISLIEGVMGFYDGKDPLSNQGSTAEISLLLQAPVILVLDVKAMARSAAAIVKGFQALEPAVKIAGVIANRCGSANHFKLVKAAVEQMCDVPVIGYLPNDPSLQVPERHLGLIPAIERGEMEPWFDLLAEKIEATVDLELLLSLANGAPALAEPTEKLLVGPSTASSDLSPVKLAVAKDEAFNFYYQENLELLEAYGAQLSYFSPLHGELPPKDADGLYIGGGFPEEFAERLSQWTKERQTLHDMIEEGLPTFAECGGFMYLCQSITDRAGQQHEMVGVIPYKVEMQQKLAALGYREALAERDSLLLLEGETARGHEFHYSKITEEPTDNHAYQVKGMRGVKKEGYAKGNLLAGYTHLHFASQPGMIKRWLDSCREYATRKSTVHKTSN
- a CDS encoding cobalt-precorrin 5A hydrolase; its protein translation is MSEGTGVGVGRQAGAEGNTVTAGRTPSEIVQNPEQLPYAIVAITKHGVEKARHLHQVLPGSHLYYMEKFMVGDEQERDIRMFTGSVRLLFADFFKKYNGLIFFISLGAVVRMMAPVLQDKKVDPGVVVVDDRGENVISVLSGHLGGANELTRELARLLDANPVITTASDVQKTIPVDLFGRGFGWELDSFDKVTPVSASVVNEEKVAIIQEAGESGWWPYPDKPLPGHFQVYHSMAEAWNDTFKAALVITPRLLTVEEQAHFLENGVVYRPKTIVLGVGCNRGTSSEEIEQVILQILEQQGLSVKSVRNIATITLKQDEAGLLAVCQKYGWKLIAYTPEQLNEMPMTERSETVYKFTGAYGVSEPAALRCAKAETPFLAKQKNGNVTLSIALVNGGGILHGE
- the cobM gene encoding precorrin-4 C(11)-methyltransferase; this encodes MNKPSEKMTSNGLEPMVYIVGAGPGDPDLITVKGLNILQKADVVIYTDSLVNDELIARAKPEAEVIKSAGLALDEMVEMMVERVRAGKSVARVHTGDPAVYGAILEQMVLMKKAEVSFTIVPGVSSVFAAAAALQAELTVPELTQTLILTRAEGRTPVPDREQLKDLASHHCTLALYLSATLTKKVVRELVEAGWSEQTPVAVVQRASWPDQKIVRTTLENLDKDMAANGIRSHAMILAGWALDPMLHESSEHRSKLYDKTFTHRFRKGVTKG